From one Nonomuraea polychroma genomic stretch:
- a CDS encoding transposase: protein MRHTAHADVNAAINTVDHDVIAVEDFRPKFLAKSSMARKAADAAIGATKRALVETARKHRRDLRLVNPAHTTMDCAQCGARTKHALPLSERTYTCAACGTACRRDKNSPAGADRVRPDRPLDRQAA, encoded by the coding sequence ATGCGGCACACCGCGCACGCCGACGTCAACGCGGCGATCAACACCGTAGACCATGACGTGATCGCGGTGGAGGACTTTCGTCCGAAGTTCCTGGCCAAGTCCAGCATGGCGCGTAAGGCCGCCGACGCGGCCATAGGTGCGACCAAGCGCGCCCTGGTCGAGACGGCCCGCAAGCACCGCCGTGACCTGCGGCTGGTCAACCCCGCGCACACCACCATGGACTGCGCACAGTGCGGAGCGAGAACCAAGCACGCACTACCTCTTTCCGAACGTACCTACACCTGCGCCGCGTGCGGAACCGCCTGCCGCAGAGACAAGAACTCCCCGGCTGGTGCTGATCGCGTAAGACCTGACCGTCCGCTGGACCGGCAGGCAGCGTGA
- a CDS encoding transketolase, with amino-acid sequence MTAIHPLETTEHVTMPVLGRLAAHAGRAEQIAHIAEAARQIRIQDLKLVYHAGAGHIGGDFSAIDILATLYGTVLDISPDRLTDPERDRFILSKGHVAGALYTTLAAFGFLPVADLATFLQPLSALNGHPNRTKVQGVEANTGPLGHGLPVAVGHALSAKLDVSLRRTYVLVGDGELQEGSNWEAMMAASQYQLDRLTVIVDRNRLQQGATVKETNDLDPLPDKAAAFGFAVVEVNGHDHGELLDVLSSVPFRPGKPTFVIAHTHKGHPISFMSNNVAWHHKVPNEAEYHQALTELETVRHPRFGKEH; translated from the coding sequence GTGACGGCCATCCATCCGCTGGAGACCACTGAGCACGTCACCATGCCCGTGCTCGGCCGGCTGGCCGCGCACGCGGGCCGCGCGGAACAGATCGCGCACATCGCCGAAGCCGCGCGGCAGATCCGGATCCAGGACCTCAAGCTCGTGTACCACGCGGGCGCCGGGCACATCGGCGGTGACTTCTCGGCGATCGACATCCTGGCCACCCTGTACGGCACGGTGCTGGACATCAGCCCCGACCGGCTCACCGATCCGGAGCGCGACCGGTTCATCCTCAGCAAGGGTCACGTCGCGGGTGCGCTGTACACGACGCTGGCGGCGTTCGGCTTCCTCCCGGTCGCCGACCTCGCGACCTTCCTTCAGCCCCTGTCGGCGCTGAACGGGCATCCCAACCGCACGAAGGTCCAGGGCGTCGAGGCCAACACAGGGCCGCTCGGGCACGGGTTGCCCGTCGCGGTCGGGCACGCGTTGTCGGCCAAGCTGGACGTGTCCCTGCGTCGTACCTATGTGCTGGTCGGAGACGGAGAGCTGCAGGAGGGCAGCAACTGGGAGGCGATGATGGCGGCCTCGCAGTACCAGCTCGACAGGCTGACCGTGATCGTCGACCGCAACCGGCTGCAACAGGGTGCCACGGTCAAGGAGACGAACGACCTCGACCCGCTGCCGGACAAGGCGGCCGCCTTCGGCTTCGCCGTGGTCGAGGTCAACGGGCACGACCACGGCGAACTGCTGGACGTGCTGTCGTCCGTGCCGTTCCGGCCGGGCAAGCCCACGTTCGTGATCGCCCACACGCACAAGGGGCATCCGATCTCGTTCATGAGCAACAACGTCGCCTGGCACCACAAGGTGCCGAACGAGGCGGAGTACCACCAGGCGCTGACCGAGCTGGAGACGGTGCGCCATCCCCGATTCGGCAAGGAGCATTGA
- a CDS encoding transketolase family protein: MPRTSVADLPRFDCRDAYVATLSELAHEDHRIVGVVNDSIGSSKLNSFRKSFPNRLINVGIAEQDMVGVAAGLANGGRIPFVSAASCFLTARALEQIKADVAYSNHNVKLCGMSPGVAYGELGATHHSIEDIAWLRAIANLTVIVPSDPVETGAALRWAAAVEGPVFVRVSRMSVPQVNADDYEFVPGKAVTLREGTDVTLIANGTVLWRALVAAEQLAAEGISARVLSMPTVKPLDVEAVVAAARETSGIVTVEESTVAGGLGGAVAETVVQHHPAHVTILGVPEFAPTGSAAFLLDRYGMSPEGIAESARGLLRHG, from the coding sequence ATGCCGCGAACCTCGGTCGCCGACCTGCCCCGCTTCGACTGCCGGGACGCCTACGTCGCGACCTTGTCCGAGCTCGCCCACGAGGACCACCGGATCGTCGGAGTGGTGAACGACTCGATCGGTTCCAGCAAGCTCAACAGCTTCCGCAAGTCCTTCCCGAACAGGCTCATCAACGTCGGCATCGCCGAGCAGGACATGGTCGGCGTGGCCGCCGGGCTGGCGAACGGCGGCCGGATCCCCTTCGTGTCGGCGGCCTCCTGCTTCCTCACCGCACGAGCGCTGGAACAGATCAAGGCCGACGTCGCCTACTCCAACCACAACGTGAAGCTCTGCGGCATGAGCCCCGGTGTCGCCTACGGCGAACTCGGCGCGACACACCATTCCATCGAGGACATCGCCTGGCTGCGGGCCATCGCCAACCTGACCGTCATCGTCCCGTCCGATCCCGTCGAGACCGGTGCCGCCCTGCGCTGGGCGGCCGCGGTCGAGGGGCCGGTGTTCGTGCGGGTCAGCCGCATGAGCGTGCCACAGGTCAACGCCGACGACTACGAGTTCGTCCCCGGAAAGGCGGTGACACTGCGCGAAGGGACCGACGTGACGCTGATCGCCAACGGCACCGTCCTGTGGCGGGCGCTGGTCGCCGCCGAGCAGCTCGCGGCCGAGGGGATCTCGGCGCGGGTGCTGTCGATGCCGACGGTGAAGCCGCTCGACGTGGAGGCGGTCGTGGCGGCCGCCCGGGAGACCTCCGGCATCGTCACGGTCGAGGAGTCGACCGTCGCCGGAGGCCTCGGCGGGGCGGTCGCCGAGACCGTCGTCCAGCATCATCCGGCGCATGTCACGATCCTCGGCGTGCCGGAGTTCGCACCGACCGGCTCGGCGGCATTCCTGCTCGACCGGTACGGGATGTCCCCCGAGGGGATCGCCGAGTCCGCGCGAGGACTGCTCCGCCATGGCTAA
- a CDS encoding FGGY-family carbohydrate kinase, giving the protein MANPLILAIDQGTSSTKALLVDENGHVVSRAVAPVTEAQPRPGWVEQSAEELWQSVRQAVAVCVNPALADRVAGVGFSNQRESLVLWERRTGEPLGPLLSWQDQRTAARCHELAATGAAELVRAVTGMPLDPMFSALKARWLLDAYDPDRRRSRAGQLCLGTVDSWLLSRFGGEHVIEVGNASRTQLLDIGTRQWDSRLLELFGVPLEVLPRVVPSCGAFPAVRDLAPLPDGVPVLAVMGDSHAAMFAHAGWRPGVVKATYGTGSSVMAIGDGGRTTGLCRSIAWDIDAPMMCVEGNIRATGRTIAWLSELLGVPAEILLAEAEDADPGGVHFVPAFGGLGAPWWDPDATPVVTGLTLGTRRAELVAAALEAVAFQIEDVVAAADEAVGHVRVLMADGGLTRSTRLMRLQADLSGRVVARSGEHDLSALGVADATGLAAKLWTLDQLEQRPRPADRFEPTLDETERAARKHAWHAAVRRSRPPD; this is encoded by the coding sequence ATGGCTAACCCGCTCATCCTGGCCATCGACCAGGGCACCAGCTCGACCAAGGCGCTCCTCGTCGACGAGAACGGCCACGTCGTCTCTCGCGCGGTCGCGCCGGTCACCGAGGCGCAGCCCCGCCCCGGCTGGGTGGAGCAGTCCGCCGAAGAGTTGTGGCAGAGCGTGCGGCAGGCGGTCGCCGTCTGCGTGAACCCCGCACTGGCCGATCGGGTCGCCGGCGTGGGATTCAGCAACCAGCGAGAGTCCCTGGTGTTGTGGGAGCGCCGCACCGGCGAGCCCCTCGGGCCGCTGCTCAGCTGGCAGGACCAGCGCACCGCCGCCCGGTGCCACGAGCTGGCCGCCACCGGCGCGGCCGAGTTGGTGCGGGCGGTGACCGGGATGCCGCTGGACCCCATGTTCTCCGCGCTGAAGGCCCGCTGGCTGCTCGACGCGTACGATCCGGACCGGCGGCGCAGCCGCGCGGGCCAGCTGTGCCTGGGAACCGTGGACTCCTGGCTGCTCAGCCGCTTCGGCGGGGAGCATGTCATCGAGGTCGGCAACGCCTCGCGCACCCAGCTCCTCGACATCGGGACCAGACAATGGGACTCCCGGCTGCTGGAGCTGTTCGGAGTGCCGCTCGAGGTGCTGCCGCGGGTGGTGCCCTCCTGCGGGGCCTTCCCCGCGGTCCGCGACCTGGCTCCGCTCCCCGACGGGGTCCCGGTCCTGGCGGTCATGGGAGACTCGCACGCCGCGATGTTCGCCCACGCCGGCTGGCGCCCCGGGGTGGTGAAGGCCACCTACGGCACCGGCTCGTCGGTGATGGCCATCGGCGACGGCGGCCGGACGACTGGCCTCTGCCGCAGCATCGCCTGGGACATCGACGCTCCCATGATGTGCGTCGAGGGCAACATCCGCGCCACCGGCCGCACGATCGCCTGGCTGTCGGAGCTGCTGGGCGTACCCGCCGAAATCTTGCTGGCCGAGGCGGAGGACGCCGACCCGGGAGGGGTACACTTCGTGCCCGCGTTCGGCGGACTCGGGGCCCCCTGGTGGGACCCGGACGCGACCCCGGTTGTCACCGGCCTCACGCTGGGCACCCGGCGCGCCGAGCTCGTCGCCGCCGCTCTCGAGGCCGTCGCCTTCCAGATCGAGGACGTGGTGGCCGCCGCCGACGAGGCGGTCGGACACGTACGCGTCCTCATGGCTGACGGCGGGCTCACCCGCAGTACCCGGCTGATGCGGTTGCAGGCGGATCTCAGCGGGCGCGTCGTCGCCCGCTCCGGCGAGCACGACCTGTCCGCGCTAGGTGTCGCCGACGCCACCGGGCTCGCAGCCAAGCTGTGGACCCTCGACCAGCTGGAACAACGGCCACGCCCGGCCGACCGGTTCGAGCCCACCCTCGATGAGACGGAACGAGCGGCCAGGAAGCACGCCTGGCACGCGGCCGTCCGCAGATCCCGGCCTCCGGACTGA
- a CDS encoding sugar phosphate isomerase/epimerase family protein, with product MPTFGAGIWHFATYKDRYATDGYGPPVGLLEQIDRAGAVGDLSVVDLNWPFAGFDGTLDDVKAALDKNGLRAIAITPEIYTRDFVKGSFTNPDPAVRKRALALMHDATDVALELGCSYVKLWPGQDGWDYPFQVDYHDIWQLALDGLKELCSAHPEINYVIEYKPREPRVKIIFPSVARTLLGIERIGLPNLGILLDFGHSLYGQETPADAAQLAIDYGRLFAIDVNDNMRGWDDDMVVGSVHLVETFEFFHTLRKNDWQGVWQLDQFPFREDSVQAARQAIRFLKAVHRALDVLDDTALAAAQAAHDALAAQRLVQNALLTSMAGLEEDA from the coding sequence ATGCCGACCTTCGGCGCCGGTATCTGGCATTTCGCCACGTATAAGGACCGCTATGCCACCGACGGGTACGGGCCGCCGGTCGGCCTGCTGGAGCAGATCGACCGGGCCGGAGCCGTGGGCGACCTCTCGGTCGTCGACCTCAACTGGCCGTTCGCCGGTTTCGACGGCACGCTGGATGACGTCAAGGCCGCGCTGGACAAGAACGGCCTGCGCGCCATCGCGATCACTCCCGAGATCTACACGCGGGACTTCGTGAAGGGGTCGTTCACCAACCCGGATCCGGCGGTTCGCAAGCGTGCGCTCGCGTTGATGCACGATGCCACCGACGTGGCCCTGGAGCTCGGTTGCTCCTACGTGAAGCTGTGGCCCGGCCAGGATGGCTGGGACTACCCGTTCCAGGTGGACTACCACGACATCTGGCAGCTCGCGCTCGACGGCTTGAAAGAGCTGTGCTCCGCGCACCCGGAGATCAACTATGTGATCGAGTACAAGCCGCGTGAACCGCGAGTGAAGATCATCTTCCCGAGCGTGGCCAGGACGCTGCTCGGCATCGAACGGATCGGCCTGCCGAACCTCGGCATCCTGCTCGACTTCGGCCACTCCCTCTACGGGCAGGAGACACCGGCCGACGCGGCGCAACTGGCCATCGACTACGGGCGGCTGTTCGCGATCGACGTCAACGACAACATGCGCGGCTGGGACGACGACATGGTCGTCGGCTCCGTCCACCTGGTGGAGACCTTCGAGTTCTTCCACACCTTGCGGAAGAACGACTGGCAGGGAGTGTGGCAGCTGGACCAGTTCCCGTTCCGCGAGGACAGCGTACAGGCGGCCAGGCAGGCGATCCGCTTCCTCAAGGCGGTGCACCGCGCGCTCGACGTGCTGGACGACACGGCACTCGCCGCTGCCCAGGCAGCGCACGACGCGCTGGCGGCACAACGACTTGTCCAGAACGCCTTGCTGACCTCGATGGCGGGGCTGGAGGAGGACGCGTGA
- a CDS encoding transposase — MNPANTSRTFAECGHCAADNRITEAEFRCTACGTPRTPTSTRRSTP, encoded by the coding sequence GTGAACCCCGCCAACACCTCCCGCACGTTCGCCGAATGCGGGCACTGTGCAGCTGACAACCGGATCACCGAGGCCGAGTTCCGATGTACGGCATGCGGCACACCGCGCACGCCGACGTCAACGCGGCGATCAACACCGTAG